CCACCCCGGACCGGGACAACGACCGATACCCGTCCGGGAACTGCGGGGCCTACTACAGCTCCGGTTGGTGGTTTGACGCCTGCATGGCTGCCAACCTGAACGGGAGGTACTACGTGGGGACGTACCGGGGAGTCCGGGACGGGATCTTCTGGGGCACATGGCCCAACATATCCACAGAGTTGTACCCCTCCAGTGACAGGAGGTCCTTTAAAAGTGTCCGGATGATGATCAGACCCAAAGGCTTCAGTCCATAACATACAtatcatatataataataataataataaaactcatCACACTCTCCTCACTGTTAATGTGCACTATCAACACAACACTGCCACCTGGTGGTGAATGAAACGaggatgtatatattttaaaaggcTATAATCACAAGTACAGtgtacaataaaatgtaaaataacttGAGAGAGATTTGTTCAacgacgagagagagagagatcctctTATTTTTCTATGACGATTGTGTGAATCTGACGGGTATGAAGCCAAAGAGActgatatttttattattacaagACTGGAAGTCCAGTGGATGGTTGAATGAAGCTGTGTGACATAATGTTTTATAATGAAGTTTGTTTTGtgaagatgaataaaaatagatGACATTAATTAATCGCAATTCCCTTGTGTGTGGTCTGGTGACTACAGTACAAAACCACCGGTGCATTGAATAACACGCAGATAAAAGATCACAGATACGTGGGGACACTGTTTGTAAACAGATATGTAGACTTCCTGCTTAAAATGGTGTcagtttaaagggatagttcacccaaaaaatgaaaattcactcataatCTACTccccactatgctgatggaggggtggggtgaagtgtttgagtccacaacacacttttggagtttcagggtttAAACAGCCTTGCAGCCAAATCTAAagcaattgaagtaaatggcgaccacttcttcaaacgtaaagaGGTTATTCACACAAGGTCTAAAGTCTAAAGTCTAAATATCGGCTGTTATTCTCCTCTGGGCTCTTTAGGACATTAAGGCTAAAATGTGGTGTAAATAACGACGTTTCAAGTCGAAtctgaatgtcggggcttgcagacacttggacgACACCACAGGATCAGTATGGTGGAATTTTAACTTTTATGGTGgaattttttaacttttgttatTATGCGTTTGAAGAAGCGGTCACCATTaaattcaattgtattggatttggctgaaatgctgtttacccctgagactccaaaagtgttttgtggactcaaacacttcacctatCACCTCCatcggcaaagtggtgagtagatactgagtgaatttttgtttttcggtgaactatccctttaagttaaCTTTATTAGAAAAGCAACCACAGATTATTCAGGTCAGATATAAATGCTCGAAACTCGGCCTCCATTTCCCTAGAGCCTTTGCGTGAAAACGTCACAAGAAGAGTTGCTTAGAAATGCATCCTGATTGGACAAAACCAGAAGGGGGTGGAGCTGTGTTTACACAAGATTGTACTTCTGGTCTGTCAAGTGAGAAGTGTGAGATTGATCCAGACCAGAAGTAAAGTAATTTGCCTTCAAAATAGAAGCAGCAAAATAAAAGGATTAATCACAATCAGAAAGAGACTAAGAGAATTACAACAAATAGTAATACAGAATATAAACTCATATGTTAACAAGGGTTAATAATGATCTTACAGTTGGATCTGCTCATTATGTCTGTGTTTACATGAAACTACTCCTATATTAGATTTATATATTAACTCTATATTTACCCAAATCCCCCCATAGCAAACCCAAGGCCTGATTGTATTCCAGCTTAGCCTCATGATTTTAGAAAATTACttttaacatttctttaaatCTACTTTGAATGGCAAATATCAGCAGTAGGTGTTTagtcttttctccttttttaacCCTTTCTTTATATTCTCTAGTTTGAATATAACGGATTTATTCATGTTTAGATTATTAACGTATACCAGCACTGAACATAACAAGCTGCTGGATCATTTGCTTATTTGTTAAAATTGTAAATGTCGCTTTTATCCTGAAAAGCTTCAACAGGAAGTCTGGTTTGATAGTCCCCAGTGTGATTGTGGGGACCATGTTGCCTGAGTGGCTGCTCCCCTTGTGTTGACATTAACCTGTGGCAGTGTAAAGTGCGGATGAGCCGGTTCATCCCTCGGTGACCATGATGTTCTGGAGCTCAGCAGCTCAGCGGGGAGGTGTGGTGCTCCTCCGCCGCTGGTCCCTCACTCTCCCCCGGTGTCCTCTACACACCTCACGGtccttctccacctctgtcCCCGCCGAGTGTCCCGCTCACCAGGGGGCGCAGCAGCCTGTCAGGCGGTGGGATCTGACCGTCAGCCCCTTCGTCTCGGTGCGGGCTCGCCTCTCCTGCAGCATCTCCATCCGCCCGCTGGACCCGCACACCTTCCCGGAGGCCGACCGGGCCTTCGTCGCGGTCCACGCGGCGGACGGCGAGCAGGAGGTCGGTCTGGATCAGCTACACGTGCGGTACGATGACCGGAGCCGAGAGCTGCTCATCTCTGCAGGGAAGGTGAACAGCAGCGTGTCCATAGAGGTGGCTGCTCCCATTAAAAGCAGTGAGTGTGAGGTGATGGGTCAAGGGAAGAACATATGAAACCTGTCATTGATCATCCTTCAAcaataacgtgtgtgtgtctttgtgtgtgtgtctgtgtcagatcTGTTCATTACCACCGAAGGACGAGGCAACGTAAGTGTGAGGAAAATGGAGTGTGACATCTGCAAGgtgcaaacagagagagggaactgTTTGCTGGAATCTGTCAAGGTGGGTGGTGGCATGAAACTTGAACTAATGATGAGAGATAGAAGAGGCCCTGATGTGGGGTAGCCCTCATTGTGGGTCTGAAAAGATGATATCAGCAGATATGAGACACTTTATGCTGCTTCCAATTTATTCATCTGTTCAAAAAAGATTATCGTTGACATTCAGGAAATGCATGGCTTCAAAAACAACATCCAAAATAATAACAGCATATGTCACAAAAAAGTACTAACAAGAAAACCCTGTGGGGGTCCCCCTCTTCAAACGTAACCACAAAGGCTTCAGTCCTTAAATAATAAGAGCTGTGGTTTTAAATGCCACATGCTCCCTCaacaggaaatgacttaattAGAGGAAGGAAATTAAAACCACAACAGTATGTCAAACAAATCAGGACATTTCTGCTCAGTCCAAAGTACAGCATGAGACGCAGCGATATTGACATCTGACAATAAGTGATTCCAGGTCTTTTCAATTGTGGGTTAGAataattttttcagttttgagaAAATACACCACCTCTTAAATCCGGCTGGTGGGGATAGGTGGAGCTGGGGATTCCCATTTCAACAATATCAATGAAAAGTGGTGGATGTTGTCATGACCTTATTAGCAGAAGGGATAGTAAGCGAGGGGGACGACACTCCAAACTAATCAGCTCTCGGGGGGGTTTTCAGAGAGACTTGTCCCGCTGGCTCGTCTCACTGCTGTGTGTTGTCTCTCAGAGTCATCAGGTGGAGGTGCAGTCCAGTGGAGGACATGTCACAGGTGTGGGCACCATCCACGGCAACGTGGACATCAGCACGCGAGGGGACAGTGTGAGTAggagtgtgtttttcctttggaACTTGTTGAACTCGCACTCAGCTGACATTAGGGGGCAGCAGCAACCTGAACACACAATCCATAACTGTCCAACTATGACTGCAggcatgtctgtctgtgtgcgtctgtttttgtgtgtgtgtgtgttttgtgtctccATCCTAGAATGTTCTTAACAAGAGCTCATCCGATGGACATCAACCTTTCTGGGTGTATTACTGAGGACCCAAAGAAGTGTAGTGATAattgtgaagttattgaataagCAGTTCCTGAGAAAATCAAAAGTCGGATTTTTCctccatttattttaaactgtaatccatgttattttttaattaagacaCAACTCTCCGATAGTGTCCCTGGCGACATCATGGAAGGTCTCGCTCCAGGACACCTCGCTCATCTGTCCTCATGTGTTTAGAAAGCTCTGAGCTTTAAGTCTAACTACATCACCTGCCTGTGGCCTCGTGCACTGATGGGTTGCATCTGTTCGCAGGCTGTGGATGTCAAGAAGCTCCAGGGCACCAGGATGAATGTCTCTACAGAACACGGGCCCCTGAAGGTCAAAGCCATCTATGCCGAGTCCAGCTGCATCTCCTCGTGCTCAGGCAGAGTACAGCTGGGCCACGTGCACGGTGAGCCAGTAAAGTctattgtgtgttttactggGTGCAAACTGGGAAACAATTCAAAGCAAAGTGAAGATCTCACAGCATTGGACAACATCAGAGcacaaatatttgaataaatatttagaaaagaaaagtaaaacataataaaaatgatttaaacagTTGGTAAGAACATAAAATATCCTGTAGCTGTTGTTGGTCACATGTGAAATCTGGGAGCTCGGTGATCATTTGGCTTCGTGTGACACATCTGGGTTGTGTTAACTTGGTCGGTAAGGCAGGACTTTGGAACGCAAGGAATTCTGGGCTCTGACCCAACAACGTCCTTTTAACGGCAATGTGCTCACAATTATCCATGTATTCTGGACTTGCTTGTTTTGGAGGTGGCTGTAAAAGAGGGTTGGttgtaaaaaaataactaaaaaccATTGCAGGAGGAGGTGACCTAATCAGAAAGACAGCTCCATGTCATGAGCAGAAGGATGAGCGTGTCATCCTCGTAGAATTTTAAACTGTTCCTGACACCGTTGAGCCTCACATCATAGAATCCATGGAAACAATTATCCCGTGAACTTCAATAGTTTCGGTTTATGATACGTTGGAGCAAATGCTGTGTCTCTAATATTCCACAATCCTTACGTCTCTGTTTACCTACATTAAACCTTAAATGATCCGACAGCTTGTTATTTGAGTTAATCCTGACCTTGTGCTGCCCTCGATTCAAAGGTGACGCCTCCGTGAAGAACGTGTCAGGAGATACAGTCATAGGTAAGCAGACTGATCACATTATGACTTGCGTATGTTTTCTATCAGCggctgctgaaaaacaaaacacgtgAGGCTTTCTTTGCTTTTCCAAGATGGTTCAAATAGTTTCCTGGAAGTCTTCTCTCACAGCGGAGGCATTGATGTCTACGTGGGAGATGGCGGCAGTGCTGTACTCCACAGCGAGGAAGGTAAACACACGGTGtgaggaaaatatatatatctgatGAACCATAGGTACCTTTTCGAGGTGTATTCTCATTCTCTGGTGGTGCACAGGAGCTGTGTCTGTGCGCGTGCCATCCTCGCTGAAAGCCGGGGTGGAGCTCTGTGGAGCGGCGCTGGAAATCAGCCAGGATGTTATTCTGGACGGAGCAGAGAACAACACGGCTCAAGGCCAAACCACAGTTACTGGTAAAACATTACTTTTCATTGAATCAAGCTTTTATTGATTGTTCATGAAAGAGCAAGGATCTCTGCcaaagcaacaacaggctcccttaaattcaagctgtactaaattgcacaaactcatagatatcagtcctgtaagtgtgtttttcatcaagatttctACATTCATAATTCACAAAAATGGAGGAAAATACCACAAATTCTGGAAAATTGCGaaaactcacaaaaaaaaagttttttcactaagtttcatggaaatccgtccAATAGTGTTTACTTTATcctgttgaaaaacaaacagggacAATAATCTAGACCTTTTATTCTTTTCGTCACATCCTCAAATCTTCTCTCAGGTTATCTGAATGGAGCGTCTCCAGTGGACCGGTGGGTGAAAGCTCGGGCTGACAGGGGATCCGTCACCCTGAAGACACAGAGCTGGTTTGAGTCGTTGAAGCTGGGGAGCTGAGTTGTGACTGacaggatttttattttcctgcacCGAAGCTTCACACTTACTGACAGAGACGTTTACCTCACTGATGCATTCTACTCTCTGCTCAGGATACACTGTGCTGTCGATGAGGAAATGATGTCTATATAGTATTTAACAAATGTTCTTTATAGGTTAAATCACTGTACATACTGTATCATAACATACTGAGGGTGGGGGAGTAAACTCTAACTTACAACTGGTTTGTTCTGAATATTATTGATAAAATATGAACTAGAAAGTTTTTATAAGAAGTCTCAGTTTGTGACATTAGCATGATATATCTTTAACTATTTTACTCTTACACTGTCATATCTAATTAGTTACAGATCATTCCTGTTATTGAAAGAACTAAATGTTCATCTTAACAATGAATATTTATATctttaaacatattttccaCAATCCTCTTTGCATATCCCAAAAGGGCCACAGGTTAGAGCCTGAATTGAACTGAACTATAATGAGCTTCATCTCAGTGGAGTATCATCTATATCCCAGAATGAGTTTTCACATGAAACAAATCCACACTCTGTCAGACAGTAGAAATAAAGTATCAAAGCGATACATCAAGGttgtaaaatgaaaattcaTCACTCGAATAAGCATAAATAGACAAAACACTTTTAAAGAGAACGGGAACAACAATGTGTTCACAGACATACGCTCGACAAAGATTACAAATTATAAAATTGTTTAATGAGTGCCGACATTTTAACTGGTTTCAAGAGTCCAAATTTAAAGTGCTTCATATCTGGTTTAACAAATTAACAATGATAAAGCTTTGCCACAACAAAAGTATAAAgctacacattttttaaatatgaacaaaAGTCATGTCTTTGTTGCTAAATAGGGCCGGCCACACTGTCCCTGTAGTATCATCTGTGATAAATCATTAGTTCTCAATTGTGTCTACAGCTCAACTGTAGATTGTATCTGTGTCATCTAAATCTATGTTTCTTTTAACGAGATAAAAGAAGAgcattttaaattaagtttgTCAGTCAGGAATCCAACATGGTTAGAGGGACAAAGATCAATATTACCAGCTAAGATTTACATTGAGAATGAGGCTAAAATTTAGTTGTTACAATTGAGTCGTGGCACATTTGCGATGGCTGGCTGAACAAAATATATGTGAAGCGCAAGAAATGCATGCGTACAAAATAAATTAGCTGTATAAGGAAAAGGGGCCCGTGAGGAAAACAGTGAAACATAGAAAAGCCTACAAGGGTCAAAGTTAATGTGAAAGTATGTGCGGCTGATATTGAATTATCTCTAATGTTGCTTTGTCGAAAAATGCATCTAGTACAAAAACATGATGTAGAGCTGCCGCTGTTATTTGATTGATTCTTTTTCTAAAGCACTAGTAGAGATCCGTTTAGATCCTCTCTGTACGCGCTAATCTGGTGATCACTGAGTGCTCCACCACTTCCCAGGTGTCTATAGTCTTGATGGGCTTCGTTACTTGAGGCCGAACCTTGCCCATGTTGTGTACAGGCTTGAATGGGCAGTAGTCATTGCTGTGCTCCCAGTGCTTCACACGAGGCTGCAGCTTTAAGGCGGCCGCCCTGAaggaacacatacacacacacacacacacacacacacactgctcattAAACATCCTCATGCAGGACTTTGCGAAACTCTTTTAGAAGTCTAGTTTGTGTCCTACCTGGAGATGTTGCTGCAGCAGGTCATCTTGATGGAGGACAGCGGGGGGCAGATCCTCTCTAGGAGTCGTTGCGTGCGATCTGTGAGAAGCACGCAGCCGCTCACATCCAGCTCTCGCAGGTACTGAGCTTCACCCGTCAGATACTGCATCGCCATATCGGTCATCTGAGGCAGggcagaggaaacaggaaagcGTGGCATGAAATGACAAGGACACTGCAGAGGGAGGTCGAtgcacacattaaaacacaaggTGTTGGACCAATGAAACAATGTGAGTAAAGAAAAATGAAGGGCAACATAACAAGGTGCCTTTGAACGCTTAAAGATCTCAGTTTGCTTGAATTAAATCAAGATCCACGACTTATTCCattggaaatcagtgaaaatgttcaaggatctggatctgtgtcctgaTCCAGTTCTTCCCTGTTCCAAACTACATCCCGCTACCAAGGTTTGTGATCATGCGTCCAAAAGAGTTGTGTTTCTTacgaacaaacaaaaaaactaaaaaaagacaAGGGTGAAAAGAAACTCCTTTTCACCATGTTTCAAGCTACTGTACATGCTCTTCATCCTTCTTCACATGACATGACAAGGGGAAAGACAATAGACACTTAGGGCTTCAAAagagtgtgtttgcatgtgtgtgtctgtttgtgtgtacctTTGGACAGCCTGACATCCGCAGTGTGAACAGACTCCTGCAGTAGAATGAGAAGGCTCTAATGGCCAGGTCAGACAGAGCGACGCAGTGAGACACATCTACATGTTCCAGATCTTTCATGTTCTGGCACAGGATCTGTTGTAGTGGGGAACGAATGAAAAGATGGAGAGATGTTAGATGAAGCCATGAAGGTTAATGGGAAACCACATCTCCAACTAGACTGATAAAATGTCACATCTCCATCTTCACATCTGTTTGTAGGCACAAACAGTAAGTGAAGGAAATAAGGACTTTTCTTAGAACTGACTAGAAAACGGTGAGTACGTTTATTTCCTGTCAGCTGTCGACATTAACAAACACTGGAGCACAAAGTGAACTAACTCATCAAAACTCAGGTGTTGAATCTCTAGCTGTATTTTTTACCTTGATGCCATTATCTGTGATTTTGACACACTCTGCGAGCACTAAAGTCGTCAGGTTAATCTCCTCCATGGCAGCCAGCCCCTAAAAAACACCACACAAGTTCCAGGTTACAGACTGTTCAACACAAGAGTCCGTTATCTGCTCTGCAGGAATGTGCGACAGTAATCGAGTGTGAGAGCAAACATGGAAATGATACCTGGTCCTGGATGTTGCAACCTCTGAGGTCAAGCGAGCGGATGGAGCTGCCTCTCAGCCACTCCAGGCTCGCGTCGGTCAGCTTCGCACAGTAACTCAAGTTGAGGTGGGAGAGTTTACACAAGCTGATCGattgtacacacagacacacacacaaacagaaaacagctgcAGTGTGGCACTAATCAACAGACCattatgtgtatgtttgtgtgtattttgtctaCCTGTCTGCGATCCTCATGACAGAGATGTCGGTGATCAGACTGCACTGACTGACATTCAGCTCCCGCAATTTGCCGGCTGACCAGCCTTCAGTCAAATATTTGATCCCAGGATCACCCACCCTGAAACGCACATTACGTCATGTACAGTATGACATCACCATCTTTGTGAGACACATCTTTGATGCTGTAGTGTCCCGGAGGGCAAGCATCAAAGCTAACGACACAGACTGATTAAAAAGGCTGGTGCTTTGGGAAGAAGTGGCTGAGGACAGAATTACAGACATCATGGACGAGGCCTCACGAAACAACCGACAAACTAAAAGAGACTTCAGCCACAGAATCATTTTATGTGGCTGTGTGAGGGAGGTATAAAAGGTATTTCAATTCATTTTCCTTCCCCTCAAGGACTAATTAAGTTATCTatttatcaatctatctatctatctatttatctatctatctatcctacTGTATATCTATCTTTCGATCTATCTAAGCTAGCGTGAGATGCTTCAGcagttacaaacacacacttgctgcAGAGGGAGATGTCCAGGTACTGCAGTTTCCTCAGGGTGGCCATGAACTTGAGGCTGGTGTCGGTCATTCTAGAACATTTTGCGGCGTGGAGTCTGAGGAGGCCTTGTGAGCCTCTGCACAGAGCCTTCCAGCTGACGTCTGAGAGCTGGGAGTTTCCTAAAGACAGAACAACTCTATTCAGCTTGTGTCGTTTCATGTGTATATGGAGGCTTCAGGCTCGAGGATGCAACATGACCTGACCCTCTGTACTGAAGCTCTTCAGCGTGGCTGCTTCGCTGATGGCTTTGAAGGCGATGTCAGAAAGATGAGGAGCATCCAGGAGAGAAATGGCAGAGAGATCGCGACAACTGGCAAGTAGTGCCTATAAGAGATGAGGGAAGATTCAAACTGGTCTCTGCTTCAGGGGGTTAAGGGGTTAAGGGAGTGTGGACACACAATTATGCATGAGCTGACTAAAAAAATTCTTTTCTATATTTTCTCATGCAGCCCTTACAGAAACCTGAGATTGTAAGAAATGCACAAACTCACCAGGATACAGTTATCAGACAGTGTGGGCATGTCATTGATCACAACTTCTCTGAGCGAAGGGCATCCCGCTGAAAGGTGCGTGAACCCGTTCACAGTGatctgggaggagagaggggaaaatgTGCGTCCACGTTGGAATCTGAATCACTTTCCTGGAtgctgttttcctctgtctccaCATTCTCTGGGCCCCATAAAGTGAAACCAAACATCTGGAGCCAAACTAAACGTACGCACATTTCCAGAGAAGAGCGTGTTTTATGTTGCGGCGCATGTGTCTCATGTTATGGAGTGTGCACATCATGAGTGGGTGGGCCAGAGATGATTGTTTAAACCCAGCCCTCCGCTTGGTCACAGCTGCCTTTGACTCTGCTTCTCCTTCACTTTTTCATCCATTCGCTTGAAGCACTGAACGAGTGCAAACAGTCAGCAGGGGGAGAGCCAGAAAACGAGAGGAGACACGTGCGAGCAGAGAGCAGGGACTGGAGTTATCCAGGACATACTCTGCATCTGCAGTTGAAGCTGTGACCATACACCAGACCAAGAGGAGAGCAGCAACTGACCTGAGTGCAGCCGGACAGGTTGAGGTGGAGGAGATTGTGGCAGCCCTTCCCAGTGGTCAGGTACAGAAATCCTTTGTCTGTGAATCTGGTGCAGTAAGCCAGACTCAGGTACTGAAGGTTGAGACAGTTCCTGTTCAAAACGGATTGTTAGATTCATTTCTAAGAAACAAATTACTTGTGTTCAAGCTTTGTGTAAACAAccgatgttttaatgttgtgctCAACGAAATTCTATCATGGGACAATGTGAAATATGTACGAAAACATTTTACGTGACACTGCTACCcccgcgagagagagagggagagagagctaaTGACTGTTACTGTTGTTTCACTAATCTTTCGATGATGCAATCACACAGACTAGCCTGTTGTGTTGTAAAGTCCACATCTGTTATTCTCAAATCATTACACTGGCTGTACACACTCTGCTTTCCGACATGAAATAGGACCCAGcaggctgctggtggtggaCAAACACAAATGGGGATAATTCGGGGGTCTCTAGTGCCAGAGGCCAGGAAAAGATCACAGTGATACACAGCTGTGTACTAGAGCACGACTCGAACCACAAGACCTAACGTCTGATGGATTTACCACATCTGGAGTTTTTACCTGGACAGCTCTCTGAGAGTATTGTCTGTAACAAGTGTGCAGGAAAGGTTCAGGTAGAGCAGGCAGGGGCAGCCCTCCACAATATCCTGAATCATCGCATCCTGGCAAAGAGCACAGGGTCAAGTGTTACCAGCACAGCAAGACAATCAAACACAATCAGTGGTGCATTAAACACcaacttttctttgtgtgtaaTCTTGTCTAaaatcaaacaacaaacaaaccaacaaactgactggggtgaaaacatagcCTCCTTGGCCGAGGTGAAAATGTAATAAGATGCTGGAAAAATTTGACTCTAATCTCTAAATATGATAAATTATGATCATAAAGATGAAGACTGAGCAATCGTAGAACATGTTTAAAGGACATTATTGTTAATTTATCATTTTCAATGCTTTATCAATGTTAAATTGTTAGCAAACGTACAATAAAGTTTGAACAGGATTATTcgtgatgagaagaagatggATTTTCTTATAGATTTAGGATTTTATCACCATGTAAACATTATAGTCTTAACAGTGTTTTACTTACTGTGACATTAAAACAGTCGGATACATTGAGCTCCTGGAGATTTTTGCATTCACCTTAGACAAAACAAGGTAAAGAGTAAAGAGCAGATAAACAGTTGATTCAAATGTGCTGTCCATTTCTTTTGGAAATACATTCCTCAACAACTATGATGTAGGTTGTAATTTGAAGATATATAGTGTGTCTTGGTTCAAAGCTGTATATACATTCCTGGAC
Above is a genomic segment from Pleuronectes platessa chromosome 7, fPlePla1.1, whole genome shotgun sequence containing:
- the fbxl13 gene encoding dynein regulatory complex subunit 6; the protein is MWTSLLTAAGLSCPSDPIEFLKNTLLALYGPDYVQDVDWYKFLLDANRCTPSPSLTRRSMCATIDPEDDILFFILLEKAYCCYRKSLTSSCFRKWKSFTVQSKRDTAVVSLKIDVRMKQSERRCQQATLTKWLKWVELHKMTQAAAVEKLKRLVNARRLRRIIAAWNNVAMESRRTKEYLKRLDMIFSETVNRENQTGEECDRLSMLPHSLSLKIFQYLELGDRLNCAEVCWAWKSVLQSSTLWSQINVSVEKHWITDSTMKQVLQSYRPFVIYLNLRGCTSLTWNSFRCISECKNLQELNVSDCFNVTDAMIQDIVEGCPCLLYLNLSCTLVTDNTLRELSRNCLNLQYLSLAYCTRFTDKGFLYLTTGKGCHNLLHLNLSGCTQITVNGFTHLSAGCPSLREVVINDMPTLSDNCILALLASCRDLSAISLLDAPHLSDIAFKAISEAATLKSFSTEGNSQLSDVSWKALCRGSQGLLRLHAAKCSRMTDTSLKFMATLRKLQYLDISLCSKVGDPGIKYLTEGWSAGKLRELNVSQCSLITDISVMRIADSLCKLSHLNLSYCAKLTDASLEWLRGSSIRSLDLRGCNIQDQGLAAMEEINLTTLVLAECVKITDNGIKILCQNMKDLEHVDVSHCVALSDLAIRAFSFYCRSLFTLRMSGCPKMTDMAMQYLTGEAQYLRELDVSGCVLLTDRTQRLLERICPPLSSIKMTCCSNISRAAALKLQPRVKHWEHSNDYCPFKPVHNMGKVRPQVTKPIKTIDTWEVVEHSVITRLARTERI
- the fam185a gene encoding protein FAM185A; translation: MMFWSSAAQRGGVVLLRRWSLTLPRCPLHTSRSFSTSVPAECPAHQGAQQPVRRWDLTVSPFVSVRARLSCSISIRPLDPHTFPEADRAFVAVHAADGEQEVGLDQLHVRYDDRSRELLISAGKVNSSVSIEVAAPIKSNLFITTEGRGNVSVRKMECDICKVQTERGNCLLESVKSHQVEVQSSGGHVTGVGTIHGNVDISTRGDSAVDVKKLQGTRMNVSTEHGPLKVKAIYAESSCISSCSGRVQLGHVHGDASVKNVSGDTVIDGSNSFLEVFSHSGGIDVYVGDGGSAVLHSEEGAVSVRVPSSLKAGVELCGAALEISQDVILDGAENNTAQGQTTVTGYLNGASPVDRWVKARADRGSVTLKTQSWFESLKLGS